The Desulfatibacillum aliphaticivorans DSM 15576 DNA segment CTCAGCCTCAAACATACCTTAAGAATGCACGGCCTTCCTGTGTATCCCAGACTCGTCCAAATTATCTCCGACTTCCTGAAAAACCAACCCACAGACCTTGCATGGATCAGTAACCCGGGCTAACTACCCCCTGAAGGCTTACAGACGATGTTTGCCTTCCAACTTTTTCCATAACATCAAAGGCGAATAGTACTCATGTATGTTATCGATTGTGGTATTTAAAACTTTTTTAGCCTCTATAACAAAGACACCAATTTCACCGAAATACATCCCTTTAATCCGCTCTTTATATTTATGCTGTGCTCCTGGAGTATCAATAATTGTTAAGTTACTATATATTTTATTGCTATTATTTTGATTTTCTATCCCATATGAATGAATAAAACGACTTGTTCCTAATTTGCTTGATGTGTCACGTAATTCTCTTTCCTTTTTTGCTGTATCTACAATACTGCTGAGGGCTTTATCATCAGTAAACCACTTTTCATCTTTGATTGAATCGACATGCTTATTAAAATTAAAGGAAGAGTCGAGTCTAACTCGAAGATACCCTGCAAGTGTACTTTTTCCTGCATGAGCGGGGCCAAATATTACGAGATTGTTTGACATAGTGGCCTCTCTATTTACTCAATTGAGTGTTTCTATTGTTCTTATAAGAGCCAAAGGAGGAGTAATATAGGCATATTCCTCAGCATGAGATAATGCAAGATGATATCTATTTTTGTTCATACTAATGTCTTTTGCAATCTCCTTTTTATCCATGTTTTCAGAAGATAAGGACAGTTGACACTTTATAACCCCATTTTTTTTATCGGTTATCTCAATGTTC contains these protein-coding regions:
- a CDS encoding GTP-binding protein encodes the protein MSNNLVIFGPAHAGKSTLAGYLRVRLDSSFNFNKHVDSIKDEKWFTDDKALSSIVDTAKKERELRDTSSKLGTSRFIHSYGIENQNNSNKIYSNLTIIDTPGAQHKYKERIKGMYFGEIGVFVIEAKKVLNTTIDNIHEYYSPLMLWKKLEGKHRL